Proteins co-encoded in one Maylandia zebra isolate NMK-2024a linkage group LG16, Mzebra_GT3a, whole genome shotgun sequence genomic window:
- the cd302 gene encoding CD302 antigen has translation MESLKKSHRSLLWCVFVLCVQLALTGGCPADGRTWVPFKDRCYHFVHGDEDKIKSYSFEDAKTHCKGFELLTIQSEEENKFVIDYSPEVWKNSPPVIVWLGMYYDSNTQNMTWLHDNAVTFSNWEDGSLTSDLAPMDKCAALHTNTGKWEIVSCSDDLENGVICEAAQDKEKAKRKPSAVLSALVILSVVAIVGVSAVVWFLHQKHNFGSGIVTAFEYHPPFRVPDTDQSCLVEAEETDSTP, from the exons ATGGAGTCGCTGAAGAAAAGTCACCGCTCGCTGTTGTGGTGTGTCTTCGTGCTGTGTGTTCAGCTGGCTTTGACGGGAG GCTGCCCTGCAGATGGACGAACCTGGGTGCCCTTTAAGGACAGATGTTACCACTTTGTCCACGGAGACGAAGACAAAATCAAAAGCTACAGCTTTGAAGATGCAAAAACTCACTGCAAAGGCTTCG AACTTTTGACGATCCAGAGTGAGGAGGAGAATAAATTTGTCATCGACTATAGCCCCGAAGTGTGGAAAAATAGCCCGCCGGTCATCGTGTGGCTTGGAATGTATTACGACTCAAACA CTCAAAACATGACCTGGCTTCACGACAACGCGGTGACTTTCTCTAACTGGGAGGATGGCTCTTTGACGTCAGATCTCGCGCCCATGGATAAATGTGCagctctgcacacaaacacaggaaagTGGGAAATTGTCAGTTGCAGTGATGACCTGGAGAATGGGGTAATCTGTGAAGCCGCCCAGG ATAAAGAGAAAGCCAAGCGGA AACCTAGCGCAGTGCTCTCTGCCCTCGTCATTCTCAGCGTGGTGGCTATCGTGGGAGTCTCAGCTGTTGTTTGGTTTCTGCACCAGAAGCACAACTTTGGCTCCGGCATCGTCACGGCATTCGAGTACCACCCTCCGTTCCGAGTCCCTGACACAGACCAGTCGTGCCTGGTGGAGGCTGAGGAGACTGATAGCACACCATAG